ggtgcctgcgtggcttagtaAGTTAcaagtccgacttcagctcaggtcacaatcttacggtcatgagttcaaaccccgcatcaggctctctgccctcagcccagagcccacttcgaatcctctctctctctttctctctctctctttgtcccttcccagctcgctctctcaaaaataaacaaacattaaaaattatgaaaatgaaataaggaaaCCTGCCATCACTATTATTAACTAGATAAGGCAAAAAGATAAGGGgttaggaagaataaatattggaaCCAAAATATGGTTTGTATTTAGAAAATCTAAAAGGACCAACAAAAACACTATATTTAATAGTTTTAAAGTAGGTAAATAGGGAATGTAGAACaatagcattcttttttaaaaaaaaattttttttaacgtttatttattttagagacagagcatgaacgggggagggtcagagaaagggagacacagaatctgaaacaggctccaggctctgagctgtcagcacagggcccgacgcggggctcgaactcacggaccgcgagatcatggcctgagctgaagtcggctgcttaaccgactgagccacccaggcgccccaacaatagcattcttaaattaacaaaataggggcgcctgggtgactcagtcggttaagcgtccaacttcagcttaggtcatgatctcatggttcatgggttcgagcccctcatcaggctctgcactattagtgcagagcctgcttggcattctctctgcccctcatgcttTTTcgctctgtcaaaataaataaatttttaaaaaaattaacacggccacctgggtgtctcagtcagttaagcatccaacttcatctcaggtcatgatctcacagttcgtgggttcgagcctctcatcgggctcaaagcctggagcctgcttcgtattctgtatcctcccccactctgcccctccccactcatgttctgtctctctcaaaaataaacattaaaaaaaattttattaaaaaattaacaaaatgatggAAGCTGTCGTTCAGAATGGCTATAAAATAGGAGTGAACCACAGATGTTTCATTGGTAAAtataaaagattcttttttttttttttttttaagtttctttatttttgacagagacggagtgcaagatcatgacctgggccgaagtcggatgcttaaccgactgagctacccaggtgcccctataaaagattcttaaatatcGGAGAGACACGGATGTAAATGGGAAAACAAATCGTGTAAAGATATTGGTGCCCTCCAAATTTATTTACACTGTAGGTAACAGAGTCAAAATTTTCAAAAGGATATTGTGGCTGGTTTTACCAATATTAGACATGTTACAAACaataacatacagtgtgatactAAACtccaaatgtattaaaaattaactgtagggacgtctgggtggctcagtcgagtaagtgtccagctcttggttttgactcaggtcatgatctcacagtttgtgacttcaagccccgcatatggctccacactgtcgatgcttgggattctttctccctccctctctctctgcccctcccctgctcatgccctctctctcaaaattaataaataaacttaaaaaaaaagagttaactgTAAAAGTAAGTCATAAAGGAATGGCTAGAGAATAGAACATTTATCTGATTTTGAAAGACTGATACTTTTTGATGGTTTTAAGTTGTGGAGTGACAGAGGTAGGCTTCagttaaatatttacattagtAGTGACTGCCTACACAGGGATTAAGATTTGCaaaatgtaaagtttatttaaatttatgagTCTCTCAGCCCAATAAATTAGTGGTTTGTAGtaacaaagtacaaaataaagCTACAACGAGAAACCATTTTATACCTATTAAATGCTGACAAGATTAGGTAAAATTGATACCCATATCTTGATGCTTGTGCTGAAATTGGTACAGccttttttgaaagaaatatggCAGTCAGTGTCAAGGACTGTGATAAAAATTGCCATATGCTTTGACTCAGCATTTTCATTACCTaagggaataaatgaaaaagaaaacgcCTGTTAGTGTGAAACTACTAATCCAGCAAAGATTCATATCCCAGATCTGTGGTTAGCTGTCTATCTAAGAGGTTGACTTAGCCCTTTAATATCCATAAGTTGCCCAGAGTTTAGGGGGTCCCTTGTTGCTCTACCTTTTCACagcatacttttctttttttaatttgttacttAATCTTTGTATGTTATTTTACACAGACTTCTTTCGGAggtaataaatacagaaaaccctaCAGATCAAAAGTGTACGCCTCACGTTTTCACAAAACGTACACATCTGTCTGACCATCACTCAGACCATTCCTGGCATCCAAGAAGTCCCTTTTGTGCCCACTGCCCAGTTACTACTCCCCTTTCTCCCCCAAAAAGACCACTATGGGTTTCTACCAtagtttaatcatttttaatcacCCTAATGCCCAAATAATCATCTACGGAGTGAACATGATAGGCCTTCATTATTTTTGGTCATTTGAATTATTCCCACTTTTTCCCTATTATATAGGATATTACAGTATTATCTAATTCCATACTATTGTAATGCTTACCGTAGTGAAAACCTAGAAGTAACTCATTGTACCTTTCACTTACTAGCCTCCTAAAGAATGGGATGGTGTACCCTTGAGTATTGATGTCTTTCATCCTCTGGCCCTTAGCTCACTGTTCTACACAGAATATAAGATCAATATGAACTTCTTGAGGAATTAGTGCTTACTCAGAAAGCAAACCTATAAAATCTTTCAGTGTAGTCCccctcatttcattaaaaaaaaaaaacaacaggaagagggtaactgggtggctcagtcagttgagcgtccgactcttgatttctgctcaagtcatgatcccagggtcatggaatcgagccctacatcaagctgcgcactgagcatggagcctacttgggattctctctctccccccctttgtccttcccccacttgagtgctctctctctctcaaaagaaagaaagaaagaaagaaagaaagaaagaaagaaagaaagaaagaaagaaagaaagaaagaaagaaaaaggactgtGTGCTTGCAATGCATTGCATAGAAAGATTTATCAGTCATATATTCCATCCACAGAGTGGAAAAGGAGTGTTGGTAACAATTATCTGCTAGTCCTCAGACTTCTGATACTCAAGATTATTGTTTGATGAGAAAtccaatttgtttttttcctgcgGTATCATATCCCTCAAAAGTTATTCAATTCTCTTTGTTTCCACAGACAATGACATTAATCCTGAGAGTGACGATCTTCAGAAGGAACCCGGAGAGAGTGGAGATCATAGAGAAAAGACTTCAGATTGTGATGAAGTGGACTGTTCTATGGTCTCGGAGCAATCTCCATATTGCCATAAAGACAGACTAAGCACATCCGCTCCAAAACAAAGGAAAGTGAGAAATCTTCTAGTTACTATTGAAAATGATACTCCACTAGAGGAACTCTCAAAGTATGTGGATATCAACGTGATTGCACTTACCCGAAATCGGAGAACGAGAAGATGGTACACTTGTCCATTGTGTGGGAAACAGTTTAATGAAAGTTCTTACCTTATATCCCACCAGAGGACTCACACTGGTGAAAAACCCTATGACTGTAGTCACTGTGGGAAAAGCTTCAAtcataaaacaaaccttaatAAACATGAGCGAAtccatacaggagagaaaccttattCATGTTCTCAGTGTGGGAAAAACTTTCGTCAGAACTCTCATCGGAGTCGCCATGAAGGAATCCAcataagggagaaaatatttaagtgtCCAGAATGTGGGAAAACCTTCCCAGAGAATAAAGACTTTGTGCTTCATCTGCAGAGCCATGAGGCTGAGAGGCCGTATAGTTGCAAAAAATGTGGGAGAAGATTTGGTCGGCTTTCCAACTGTACCCGGCATGAAAAAACCCACTCAGCATGTAAGACACGAAAGCAGAAATGGGATCAGGAAAGGTCTGATGGTCCTGCCTTGACCTGAAATCTTTAATAGGGAATTCTAAATTCCCAGGCTTCTGAAAAGATGCAGATATGTGCAAACCTCATTATAGTCAAAATTGGGAAAGTACCCATCTTGGCTGAAACCtcaaagttttagaaaatttcaCAGGGAAGAAGACATTCTCAAGGGCTATACCTCAGTCAGCATCCACATTTTCTGGATTAAGGAGCTCTCTTTTGTGAACTTCTACAACAATGTACAGGCCACAGATCCCTTTTCCCAAAAAGGCTTTGAATAGGAGTCTGGAGGCCACTTACCTGCAAGGTGAACAGAGTGGCTCATGTGTACGGAAAGTGTATCCATTTTCCCCCCACATAGGAATTCacacttgtgaaaaaaaaaaaaataataataataataataataataataataatgcaaaagtCCTTACCTGGAACTGTGTTCCCCTGCGAGAACCAAACTACTGATTTATTAAGCCAAGAGCTTCTATTAGCAGTTCACATAACCTTCTAAGAATACCCTGTTGAAGCTTGAGTGTTGAAAGGGATTGTTTACTTTGGAATATAGGAAAATAACAGCAAGTGAATGTCAAAGACTTACTCTGTCATTTGTATGTGATCTAAACTAACCATCGATGTCAGTAACGTTTGCATTTTGCAGTGAAAAGTGACTTTTACAGGAATACTTTTCACAACATACTTTTAAAGTGTCTGTTGTTCTTACTGCATTTTTTGTCCAGCTCTTCGTCGCTCAGATAGCACTCAAGCCTTTCCATTGCCAAAAGAAGTTTGGATCACTCAGGCCCAGCCACCCAGCCCTACTACTGGTAAAGCTCTTCAGGATCTTGTCCCTCTGCTGAGCCAAGAAGAAGGCCTGCTAGGAAGGAAATCCAGGTGCTGGAAGAGGAAGACGTCGGCTTGGACACATGACTGGCCAGTAACCTTACCATGTGCTCACTTCGCCTCCAAGCTGTCTTCAGACCCTTGGCAATGGGTGGTCACTACCTCACAAgcaaagtgttttatttttaacagttgtCTCCAGTGGCTAGTTCACATTGCCCCTCGAGAGGCAGGATTCCAGAGTCTTCATTGTAGTGGATGTTTGTTCTCTTTGGCCTCCTGATACCCAGACTTTCCTGACGTGTCCACCCAGAGGCCAGGCCAGCGGTGCCTTCACGGGACCGATCCTGTGGTGTGTTATTTTAAAGATTCTTGatcagttttgctttattttaggtTTCCTGGAAGTTTACATTGGTATTTTGATTGAAATAGGTTAATCCTGTAAACTATTTGGGAAAACTTGTTAGCTTTACAaattttgtttcccatgccttTATTAAAGTATTGTATTCCTGAGtaaatgtttctaattttcttaacGTAAGTTGTATACGACTTTGTTAttgcaaatagttttttttccattgtatttttcTAGTTGGCTCTTGCTTTTACAtaggaaagttatttttaattgtgtacTTGTGAAACTAGCCACTTCATCGAATGTTAATTTTCAGTAATTTCTCAGTTCTGTTACAATCTGTGGTTCAAAATTATACCATCTTCAAataatagttttgtttctttctgcctattgctttttttgtcattttttgcttttttttttaatgtttatttctgagagagacagcgtgagccaagtaggggaggggcagagagagagggagacacagaatccaaagcaggctccaggttctcaggtgtcagcacagagcctgatgcagggcctgaacccacaaatcccaagatcatgacctgagccaaagttggacacttaattggctgagccgcccaggcgccccttttccaattattttttaaacctgtagttctaagttttgttttggttcaaAGCATACTAAAAATGAAAGACCTCTGATGATACAATTCAGTCCTGAGTCCTAATTCAGACACTTAAaggccacacacacaaaaaactgtcCTTTATTGATTTTGTATGTCAAGCCTACAGTACCCTTTAAAAACCAGGGACAAAACTGGATGCCAGCAACGTTCTTCTCTTATTCCTCAGGAAGACTGGCTGGGGTCTTCCTGGTTATCACACCTAGAAAACAAAGCCTAAGTGGCTGCTGGGCAGTAACTGGAGAGGGTGGGGTCTATGGGGCGAGACTGTCCCCATAGGGACACAAGGATGCAAGGGTCAGACCACACAGTACTCAAGGCCGGTGGGTGTGTGATACTCCCACGACGCAAACCCCTCCCCCCGGGAGCTGCTCTCTGCCGTGGGCTGTGGTGTAGGCGAGGGCCCAGCAGTCAAAGTCCTTGTCACCTGTCCCCAGAGGATGGGGCCTGGGCCGCCTGACTTCCCTACACCTACTCCCTGGACCCTGGAGGGTCTGGAGCAGAATGCTCACCCCTGCTCTGGAGTTCAGATGCAGGATGCCCAGGGTCCACACCCCCGAACAGGAGAGCACTAGGAAGCCGTTGGACGACTAAGTGCTCGATAAGGAGCTGACAATTAGTTCATGAAAATCAGTAAACACTCAACAACGAATGGTTTTCCAATAGAGCAGCGAGGGCCAGTTAGCACATCTGAAGGCCTaaggtacccgggtggctcagtcagttgggtgtctgactcagTATCAGCTCAGTGGGTTTGTGAAATCGGGCTCCTCGAagtgacagtgtagagcctgcctgggatattcttattccctccctccctccctctccctctctctccccctctctccccttgctGCCTCACgtgcacacgttctctctctctaaataaataaataaacttaaaaaatctgaAGGCCCAGATATCCAGTTAGCATAGCAACTTCAAATTGAAGGCATGCATCCCCTAAAGACACAACACAAGGACCAGGGGTTGTAAAGGGAAGCAACGCACCCATGGAGTTTCCTGGGAtggaggatggggagagggggtcagaaattcaataaaactaaaaaaaacatatacagcTCCAGAATGACAAGTGCTAGGAAGGGAAGAATTCTAGAAGGGTGTTATAAGTGGATTTTCCAGGGAGGACCCTAGGGAAGTGGCCTTTAAACCGAGACCAGAAGGATGAGATAGGGGGAGGAAGTGGGCAGCAAGGGAACATTCCAGTAAGACATGAACAGATAACTGTTAGGTAAACTTGAATGGCTACAAGAAGTCTGAAAGAATGTTCAGGCTTACTAGTAATCTAAGAATGGTAAATTGAAAGAACAAGGTGTCAGGTGTATTAAATGAGCAGGCTGTGTGTATGTGAGTACGTAAATGTTTGGCTTGGCAAAAGAGGAATAATGGTATCCATCTACTGggacaatcttaaaaaaaatatattactattaGTCCCATCAATTACGTTCTCAATACAAGCAAAAATACAACACTGtaatactgaaaattaaaaacagcccaaatgaataaatatgtagaaTATTAGATAGCTAATAAACGAATgcttttcatcaaaaaaaaaaaaattaatgtttatttatttttgagagagacagaccctgAATGGGAGAGTGgcaaaaagggagacacagaacttggagcaggctccagggtctaagctgtcagcacagagcctgacgcagggctcaaactccagaaccgtgagctcatgacctgaactgaagttggacgcttaaccgactgagccacccaggtgccctgcccccagtgcttttcatttatttttgttggtaGGGTGGGTCTCGTCCTCTCTTTCCATTCTCTCAAGCCCACACCGGTTTCACCTTCAATTCCAACACTTCCCtgaacatttatagaatatttcaTCCAAgagcagcagaacacacattcttctcaagtgcacgaGAAACATCACCAAGACGGACTGCATATGGGCCATGAAACACAccttagcaaattttaaaaaatagaaatcatacagAGTATGCTCTCCGATCACAGTGAAactaaactagaaattaataacagaaaagataactggaaaataccaaaatatatgTGGAAATTTAACAACACCCTTGTAAATAACAAATGGTTATTTAAATctcaagaaatgtaaaaatatttttgaactaaatgaaaatggacatacaacttaccaaaacttgtgggatgcagtgaaagccaTGCTTACAGGAAGATTTATAGCCCTGGATGCatatattaggaaagaaagacCTAAAATCAATCATCTAAGTTTCTACCCTGACATctacaaaacaacagaaaattaaatccaaagtgaacagaagaaaacccaaataaaaatcagaacagaaatcaatgaaatttttttttttaattttttttttttcaacgttttttatttatttttgggacagagagagacagagcatgaacgggggaggggcagagagagagggagacacagaatcggaaacaggctccaggctccgagccatcagcccggagcccgacgcggggctcgaactcacggaccgcgagatcgtgacctggctgaagtcggacgctcaaccgactgcgccacccaggcgcccccagaaatcaatgaaattaaaaacaggaagcTAATAGAGAAAACTAACAAACgaaatcaaaagctggttctttgaaaagatccatgcatttgataaacccttagccaagctaaccagcaaaagaagagagaaggcacaaataCTACTGTGAGAAATGAGAAAGAGGTCATCACTGTGGATCCTTTGGACATGAAAAGGGCCCTAAAGGAATATCATTGTGAAAATTGATAAAAGGAAACTCCACTTTGAACGGAGTAGGGAGGCttaacctccccactgtgtgaGAATGACAAGCTCTCACAAGCTGCCGTTGGCCATCAACCGTAGACCCAACAGGAAGACAGGCCTCATGAGTAGATACTACCGCCTACCGCAGCAGGAGAAAGGTTTTGTCCTTGCCGAGAAAGAACCAAGCCAGTGACAATCACAACTCAGCCAATAAGGAAGCACGACACTTCAGAACGCCAtttactccaatggactttttgCTTATGACGGCCCCTCCCAACTCCCCATCTTTCTCTATACAAGAGCAGTCCTCTTTGTCTTCTGGGAATGCCTGTGGTTTCATCATTGCATGCTCGTCACTAATTGCAATTCTCTCCTAGTTCCGgataaacccatttttgctggtaagATAACTGACAGTTTTATGTTTAAAGTCAACcatatgaacaactctatgcccataaattttatttctaggcAAGGACAAAAAGGATAAAAGgatgaaacaggaataaataaaaattataaacatatatgcatctAACTACAGGCcaccaaaatacatgaaacaaaagcTGGGGGATTCCTTCAAAATTTCAAGGAACAGGTACTTTCCATCTTATTATGAAGAATTCCTGGATATGTTgactaaaaattgaaaatgttacCATATATTCCATTTGGCAAACATATGGAGAcgcaaatatgtaaatataaaaattacatgataAACTCAGAAATACCCCCTGATTCTGAGTTCTGTCAGTGTTTATGCAAGATGtcattttgcctctctctctgaaatgaaaggaaactacCCTATTTTCCTCTTCGTTCCTCAAAATCCAGAGCATCCTTTTCAGTGATGTTTTGACCAGTTTCAATATTGGTCAGGTTATGTTCTGcaatcactttcaaaataaattgagTTATAATTTTATAGTAAACTTCCCTTacgttttattttagaaacagaattACTAGTCAGCATATTTTGCTAGAACAACTTGATGGAAATATATCAgtatagcaaaataaaattgtGGAGACTATACAGCAATTTTGAAAagctttattataaaattatagtgGGAAATCAGGATACAAATTAGTAACTATGTAAAATATCTCACCGCATTGACATAAACTGAAGGCAGTGTGGAAAAAAGATGCAGTTCATTGACACAGTGGAGATTTTCGAAGATATTCTTGT
This window of the Neofelis nebulosa isolate mNeoNeb1 chromosome 18, mNeoNeb1.pri, whole genome shotgun sequence genome carries:
- the ZNF200 gene encoding zinc finger protein 200, with product MAAKVVPMPLKPKRSFILRVPPDSKLGQDLLRDATSGPKTIHQLVLEHFLTFLPKPSVVQPNQKVKETLVIMKDVSSNFQNRLQPHPIVKLLPREGIQQKQDTLSLYLKTEPEELVVFEDLNVFHSQEECVSLDATQQPTSEKEDSVGEMMLLDNDINPESDDLQKEPGESGDHREKTSDCDEVDCSMVSEQSPYCHKDRLSTSAPKQRKVRNLLVTIENDTPLEELSKYVDINVIALTRNRRTRRWYTCPLCGKQFNESSYLISHQRTHTGEKPYDCSHCGKSFNHKTNLNKHERIHTGEKPYSCSQCGKNFRQNSHRSRHEGIHIREKIFKCPECGKTFPENKDFVLHLQSHEAERPYSCKKCGRRFGRLSNCTRHEKTHSACKTRKQKWDQERSDGPALT